Proteins encoded by one window of Nonlabens sp. YIK11:
- the mobV gene encoding MobV family relaxase, with protein MGNFAVMVVSKGKGSGAGVGGHIDREEKWKHTYKHADPTKTHLNRSYPVPNKFHDVPVPIAINRVIQKGYKKTRKNSNELAPIRKDAVRLIKHIFTGSHEEMMKLAADEDKFFEWQKACSNFLQREYGKDNIVRFVLHMDEKTPHIHAITVPLTEDGRLSAKEIIGNKEVLRERLDRYAEIVKPFGLERGLRYSGTTHETQQAYNARLERANEMAMKKEVPDPSKMDMRLKPEKVKEDFQKIIRDQQMLINMAQRSEEERKKSKERMDQHLDQARKLMFSAQKEAKDYKQLQIAMRNPKFLETQLNAVLEQRNQRNQGRNKGKNL; from the coding sequence ATGGGTAATTTTGCGGTAATGGTAGTGTCAAAAGGAAAGGGATCTGGTGCCGGAGTAGGTGGCCATATTGACCGTGAAGAAAAATGGAAGCATACCTACAAACATGCTGATCCGACCAAAACCCATTTGAACAGATCCTACCCAGTTCCCAATAAATTTCATGATGTTCCGGTGCCCATCGCCATCAATCGAGTGATTCAGAAAGGCTACAAGAAGACCAGGAAAAACTCCAATGAATTAGCCCCGATTCGTAAAGATGCAGTTCGACTGATCAAGCACATATTCACGGGTAGCCACGAGGAAATGATGAAGCTGGCTGCAGATGAGGATAAGTTTTTCGAGTGGCAAAAGGCATGCTCAAACTTCCTTCAGAGAGAGTACGGAAAAGACAATATCGTTCGATTTGTACTCCACATGGATGAGAAGACACCACATATCCACGCCATAACTGTACCGCTTACTGAAGATGGACGACTGTCAGCAAAAGAGATCATAGGCAATAAAGAGGTGCTGCGTGAGCGCCTGGACAGGTACGCAGAGATAGTGAAACCTTTTGGTCTCGAGCGAGGGCTCCGATATAGCGGTACCACTCATGAGACTCAACAAGCCTACAATGCCAGGCTTGAAAGAGCCAATGAAATGGCCATGAAAAAGGAAGTTCCAGATCCTTCAAAAATGGATATGCGCTTGAAGCCAGAAAAGGTCAAGGAAGATTTTCAGAAGATCATAAGAGACCAGCAGATGCTGATCAACATGGCTCAGCGATCCGAAGAGGAACGCAAGAAATCCAAGGAAAGAATGGACCAACATCTAGATCAAGCGAGAAAATTGATGTTTAGTGCCCAGAAAGAAGCGAAGGATTACAAGCAGCTGCAGATAGCAATGAGAAACCCAAAGTTTTTGGAAACTCAGCTTAATGCAGTCCTAGAACAACGAAACCAAAGAAATCAAGGAAGAAATAAAGGGAAAAACCTATGA
- a CDS encoding TonB-dependent receptor → MSKIYYFLTFLLISIQVLSQGITVQGTVIDSTNTPIENASAVIYKGGKYLNYKSSSNLGYFELDIQGVRFTDTLELRVNALGYGEFTSDVVLKNGITVYKIPVKLRTRVESLDQIVLEPWQKIKINTDTITFKAAAFTDGSEQVVEDLLKNIPGVEVSDNGNIKVNGKSIDKLLVEGDDIFADRYKLLSKNLNSNTISEVEILNNFEDNPILKSFQDSEKVAINLKLKEDQLNVWFGNANLGLGTNERYEISNTVGLLRKDIKLFNLTKLNNISELAGSQVNSEQQLGSDGHVSRFSDPILNIDNLTSSKFSYNEDVFNNSLLNSFGVNKSLGSNVKLRSLTYYSSDRINKSNNSRTELYTSDDIIEYTENNDFESRDVIIGTDLELKYLTDNQTYYQYEFTYQTLPTNRDVLLDFNGETINQNQDLERQRFVNNLTVTKKISDGLLLNVNSYLGYNSLRDEYKIAPNIYSFIPGNDESSNIVTQSLSQPMLYAGASTEFINKWSNSNLGLKLDADYEHYDLDGDILLNNGFVSDTLTTRTGYQKVLFKGELQYAHNLNRFLKINSSISIAPTTTKLKGERRTFLFFNPNVGLTYKKNAFGTFGLNYSYNNDLPQSDRLNDGYLFENYRTIRRGFQNIESINSHNFSLRYYLRDYEKLFLINSSVLYRVSDRSYGIESDVSERVSIFQDVLLDGNSSLLFDFNFTRYLDILPISIKLGTQQSISRNSIAVNGNFEDIQSLTSNYRIQGTTYFKIPINFKFYSEYNFTRSDFNDQIFKNNYVESSIDLIYNLKKLLNLKLNATHYYINEDNFLFLNGDINYTPKKGSFSYTIKGRNLSDLNEFDDVQISSFQKRISSFDILPSYLLLNIKFRY, encoded by the coding sequence ATGAGTAAGATCTATTATTTTCTTACATTTCTTCTAATATCAATACAGGTTCTTTCACAAGGGATAACCGTTCAGGGTACCGTTATAGATTCAACTAACACTCCTATAGAAAATGCTAGCGCAGTTATATACAAGGGTGGTAAATATCTCAATTATAAATCCAGTAGTAATCTAGGTTATTTTGAACTCGATATTCAAGGTGTAAGGTTTACCGACACTTTGGAGTTACGTGTAAATGCTTTGGGATATGGCGAATTTACTAGCGATGTAGTTTTGAAAAATGGAATAACAGTTTATAAGATACCTGTTAAGCTACGGACACGTGTAGAAAGTTTGGACCAGATCGTCTTGGAACCTTGGCAAAAAATAAAAATAAATACAGACACAATTACTTTTAAAGCAGCAGCATTCACGGATGGTAGTGAACAGGTTGTAGAAGACTTACTTAAAAATATACCTGGTGTTGAAGTAAGTGATAATGGAAATATTAAGGTGAATGGAAAATCTATTGACAAGCTTTTAGTAGAGGGAGACGACATTTTTGCGGATAGATATAAGTTGCTTTCCAAAAACTTAAATTCAAATACCATATCTGAGGTTGAAATCCTTAATAATTTCGAGGATAATCCTATTCTAAAATCGTTTCAAGATTCAGAAAAAGTCGCGATAAATCTTAAGCTAAAGGAAGACCAACTTAATGTTTGGTTTGGTAATGCTAATTTGGGGTTGGGAACTAATGAACGGTACGAAATATCCAATACAGTTGGTCTTTTAAGAAAAGATATCAAGCTTTTCAATCTAACAAAACTCAATAATATCAGCGAATTGGCAGGATCACAGGTCAATTCAGAGCAACAGTTGGGTTCAGATGGGCACGTCAGCAGATTCAGTGACCCTATACTTAACATTGATAATCTAACTTCTTCTAAGTTTAGTTATAATGAAGATGTTTTCAATAATTCATTGCTGAACTCTTTTGGCGTCAATAAAAGTTTAGGGTCTAATGTTAAATTAAGAAGCTTGACCTATTATTCAAGTGATAGAATCAATAAATCAAATAATAGTAGAACTGAACTTTATACATCTGATGATATCATTGAATATACTGAAAACAATGATTTTGAATCGAGAGATGTTATAATTGGTACTGATTTGGAATTAAAATACTTGACTGATAACCAAACATATTATCAGTATGAATTTACCTATCAGACACTTCCTACCAATCGAGATGTGTTGTTAGATTTTAATGGTGAAACAATTAATCAAAATCAGGATTTGGAAAGACAAAGGTTCGTAAATAACCTTACTGTTACTAAAAAAATCTCTGATGGGTTATTGCTCAACGTAAACTCGTATCTAGGTTACAATTCCTTGCGAGATGAATATAAAATAGCCCCTAATATCTACAGCTTTATCCCAGGAAACGATGAGTCTTCTAATATTGTAACTCAATCCCTTAGTCAGCCCATGTTATATGCTGGCGCATCCACAGAATTCATTAATAAATGGTCGAACTCTAATTTAGGTCTAAAATTAGATGCTGATTACGAACATTATGATCTGGATGGAGATATTTTACTCAATAATGGGTTTGTGTCAGATACACTTACTACTAGAACTGGCTATCAAAAAGTCCTATTTAAAGGCGAACTTCAATACGCTCATAATTTGAACAGGTTTTTAAAAATAAACTCTTCAATATCCATAGCTCCAACAACTACTAAGCTCAAAGGTGAACGTAGAACCTTTTTATTTTTTAATCCTAATGTAGGTCTAACCTATAAAAAAAATGCATTCGGAACTTTTGGTTTGAATTATTCGTATAACAATGACCTTCCTCAATCAGACCGGCTCAATGATGGTTATCTATTCGAAAATTATAGGACTATTCGAAGAGGGTTTCAAAATATAGAAAGTATAAATAGCCACAATTTCAGCTTAAGATATTACCTAAGAGATTATGAAAAGCTTTTCCTAATTAATTCAAGCGTATTGTACCGTGTCTCAGATAGATCTTATGGTATAGAGAGTGATGTAAGTGAACGGGTAAGTATTTTTCAAGATGTATTACTGGATGGTAACAGCTCTTTATTATTTGACTTCAATTTCACGAGGTACTTGGACATACTACCCATCTCTATTAAACTAGGTACACAACAATCTATAAGCAGGAATAGCATCGCGGTTAATGGTAATTTTGAAGATATTCAAAGCTTAACTTCAAATTATCGTATTCAGGGAACTACCTACTTTAAAATCCCGATCAACTTTAAGTTCTATTCTGAATACAATTTTACAAGGTCAGACTTTAACGATCAGATATTCAAAAATAACTACGTGGAATCTTCTATTGATTTAATCTACAATTTGAAAAAATTGTTGAATCTAAAATTGAATGCTACGCACTACTATATCAATGAAGATAATTTTTTATTCCTGAACGGAGATATAAACTATACACCAAAAAAGGGTAGTTTTTCTTACACCATCAAAGGGCGAAATTTGAGTGATCTAAATGAGTTTGACGATGTGCAGATTTCAAGTTTTCAGAAGCGGATTTCAAGTTTTGATATTTTACCCTCATACCTATTACTGAACATAAAATTCAGGTATTGA
- a CDS encoding GLPGLI family protein: MINTKTLAILLCVLTAFLVEAQQNSMGVVNYGHKESFGMGAPIGIDYNANLVFNSKESSYLFASDSLEGKHIREMKTFRKSDKAVFLIQMKTSPKGYIYNLIREENMMLAKDLHDFYVKDSIPSIAWDIKEETKVIGGLSCTKAEASFNGRDYTAWFTFEIPLPYGPWKLNGLPGIILEAYDTNKEIFFYFKSIEYPSKNELFITKPFLSDKKSEWISSLEYAKGLKAVHIRKQKVGMMLSEQSPNANSSRQFAPMLKFNLESFDE; encoded by the coding sequence ATGATAAATACTAAGACCCTCGCAATTTTACTCTGTGTTTTAACTGCTTTTTTAGTTGAAGCTCAGCAAAATAGTATGGGAGTGGTCAATTATGGTCATAAGGAAAGTTTTGGTATGGGAGCTCCAATAGGAATTGACTACAATGCTAACCTCGTATTTAACTCCAAAGAGTCATCCTACCTTTTTGCTAGTGATTCTCTTGAAGGAAAACACATAAGGGAAATGAAAACATTTAGAAAAAGTGATAAGGCGGTGTTTTTGATCCAAATGAAAACATCTCCAAAAGGCTATATCTACAACTTGATCAGAGAAGAAAATATGATGCTTGCAAAAGATTTACATGATTTCTACGTAAAGGACTCCATCCCATCCATAGCCTGGGATATAAAAGAAGAAACCAAAGTTATAGGAGGATTAAGCTGTACCAAGGCCGAGGCTTCTTTCAATGGTCGCGATTATACGGCGTGGTTTACTTTTGAGATACCATTACCTTATGGTCCTTGGAAACTCAACGGTCTTCCTGGAATAATACTAGAAGCATACGATACTAATAAAGAAATATTTTTCTATTTCAAGTCTATAGAATACCCCAGCAAAAATGAATTATTCATTACGAAACCGTTTCTTTCTGATAAAAAAAGTGAGTGGATTTCTTCTTTAGAATATGCTAAAGGCTTGAAAGCTGTTCATATAAGAAAACAAAAGGTAGGAATGATGCTCTCAGAACAGTCTCCAAATGCTAATTCATCAAGACAATTTGCTCCTATGCTTAAATTCAATTTAGAGTCTTTTGATGAGTAA